The Deltaproteobacteria bacterium genomic interval TTTCATGGTTCGACGGGCTCACCATGTCCGGGTGAGTACTGGAAAAATAAATGGGCACCCTGAGCCTGTCGAAGGGTCAAGCGAGTTTGTCAACAGACTGCCAAGCAACTGCTATAGATACATTAAAATTGAAGAGGAACCATGCCCGAATATAATTTCTACGTCTTAGCTTATTTTGATCTTCTCGGCCAAGGTGAATTACTTGAATCTTTGACCGATCGGTTTGTTTTCGACTGTATCACAGGAAAGAAAGACGAGCTTATTCAAAAAATGAAGCCGACTTTTGATCGCGTCAAACAATTCCGCGATCATCTGCGTAAGGTTGTCGGAGACATCAACCAGCCAATTCCCCTGCCCCAAGAATTGAGCGGCAAGATAAGTGTTGATGCCTGGAAAAAATTGACGAGAGCAAAAGTGGACGTAGAATTCATGGGTGATGCGGCCTTGTTGAAAGTTCTCATTACAAGTGATCCAAATGAAGCAATTCCCGTCGTCAGCATTCGGGACTTGATGACAGGCATATCCATGCAGATGCTTGCGTTCTTGGGTGCAGGCATTCCGGTTAGGGGTGCTATTGAACTTGGCTGGGGAACCCACATAGAGGAAAATAGTATTTATGGCACAATGCTTCATCGAGCCTTTCGTTTGGAAAAAGAGGCGGGCTATCCCCGGATAGTCATTGGACAGAACTTTATAAATTACATTCAGCCACTGGCCACACAGCCCCAGAAAGGAGTGTCCAATGAAGTGGCCCCAATCATAGCAAAGACGGCAAAAGAAGTGCTCGCCTTGATTGTCGAGGATGATGACGGTGAGCTAATCTTACATTATTTGCGAAAAGAACTTTATTCCGCAAACGAAACTCTCTTTAATGATTGCATTCCATCGGCAAAGAAGTTTATCCAGTTGGAAATAGCACGACAACGACAATCGAGAGACAAGAAACTTATGGGGAGCTACTGTAAATTAAGGCGATTCTTTCAGAAATGCAATGTGTGGTAAGAGAATTAAATCACCCAAATTTCCCCTCCCCCTTGATGGGGGAGGGCGTGGGAGAGGGTGATAAGAAAAACAGGCCGAAAGAATTTTCCGGGATCACCCTCCCTTTCATTCCCTCCCATCAAGGGAGGGAAGATTTTAAAAGAATTCCAACTATGGAATTTTGGAAAGACCAAAAAATGTCGCGGAATACTTGGCCGAGAGTCTTTAGAATTTAGAGCCCATCAGTCCGCGGGCCTTTTCGACAATTTCACTCACAAAAGCGAGACAATCCTCAACTTCTTTTTCAGTCACCATTTCTCCTTCACCATACAGATCGATATTCCGCTTAGAACGCATGACATTGCCAACCGCCAGGACCTTTGGTTCTTTCAATAATTCGCTCAAATATTCCAGCAGTCTAACATGATGGCCGGGAACACTCCTGACCTTGACCTGATGCTTGGCCAAAAGAGTAATCGCTGTTTTGATCAAGGCTTGGTAACTGTAGGTGAACTTGACCTCAAGAATGGGATCTTTTTTCGCAATACCAAGATCCTTGAGAGCGTTCTCCCAATAACGCTTCACCTGTTGGTCCTGAAAATTGAACTTTTGAAAGAACCGTGTGTCGATGGATTTCATACTAATTCAATAATGATCCCTTTCAAAACCTGACTCAGAAAAGAACCTTTCTTTTTCCGTTCGAATTCCAGCGGACCCATACTCATCGCGTTGATCGTACGACCGAACTGTTTCTGAATACCCGAAAGTTTTTCATAAAGAGAAACACTCTGGTGTTGTCCGATGACGAGAAGATCAATATCGCTCAAAATATTCATTTTATCCTTGGCATAAGAACCGAAGAGATAGGCCTTTTGAATCCCGCCAATTTGTTTCAGAGCCCTGGTCAGTTCCGCTTCCAAGCCAATCGTCTTCCGAATAATATCACGATATTCAGAATAGAGAGGATACTTTCTATTAAGGGAATAATATCTTTGATGGCCCCGATACTCACTCTGGAGGAGACCTTCTTTCTCCAACTCACTTAACTTCCTGATCAAATTTCCACGATCGACGTTCAATTCTCTAGCAAGCTGATTGATGTAAAATGATTCTTTCTCATGGATGAATAAAAACCCCAAGAGATGCTTGGTGATTTGACTTCGAAGAGAGATCATAGCGTATATTATTACACCAAATAGTGTATTTTATTACACTAAAAGTCAACTAAAAAGCGAGATGGATCGATCGAACGCGTGGGTTACATATGAAAAACTGCCACGACATTTTTTCAGGGTTCATGAAAGTCTAAGAAGAGAACTAGTCAACAAAGGACTTGACCCCTGGACTAGTCAAAGGGGTATTTTTCGACCTCAATCGCCTTTTCGGCAATCTTTTTTCGGGTGGCAACGGTATCGATCGGGACGTAGTAGTCAAACCGCTGGAGCGCCCGGGCGTATTTCTGGAACTCATCGGCCGCACCGCCAGCAACAACCGCAAACATCCTTTTGGCCCGGCCGATCATGTCATGGTACCGTTCATTCACATAAGTCTTCACGATCGCCACCGCAATGGCGGCCGCGGATTCCCCTTTTTCTTCGATCATCTGGAGCGCCCGAATAACAGCCGTATCCATGCAGTAGGCGTCGGTGCAGAGGTCGGCCATATATTCCAAAACAAACTGCTCCTCCTTGATCCCCTCGGCATACTTCTGGACAGCAACGGCGCTGGCATAGACCGCCAGCCTTTTGGCAAGATCGGTCTGATAGATCTCATCCACAAGCAGCCCGGTCCCTGTTTTCGTGAAACCAGTCTTGAGTTCGGCCAGGATCCGGGAAACCTCCCCCATCAGGTCGAGCTCCCCCTTCATCGTCCGTTTGATCAGCATTCCCGGGATCAACAGGCGATTGATCTCGTTCGTCCCCTCAAAGATCCGGTTGACCCGCTGGTCCCGATACGGTCTTTCGGCAAAATATTCGCTCAAGAATCCGTACCCCCCCAGAATCTGCACCGCCTCATCGACGACAAAATCCAGAGATTCCGAACCGTACACCTTGGCAATGGAGGACTCGACGGCAAACTCCTCGACGATCGCCAAAACTTTTTCATGGTACTTGGGTTCTTTTTTATCCAGTTTCTTGATCGCCTCATCCATCAGGCTGGCGGTCCGGTAGTTCATCCCCTCGGAAACGAAGGTGTGGATCACCATGTCTGAGAGCTTCTTCTGGATCAACCCAAAGGAGGCGATCGGTCGATTAAACTGCTTCCTCTCCTTGGCATACTTGACCGACTGGGCGATCAGGTACTTGGAACCCCCTGTCGCCGCGACCCCAAGTTTAAAGCGACCGAGATTCAGGATATTAAAAGCAACCTTGTGCCCACGGCCAATCTCCCCCAGGATATTCTCAACCGGAACTTTGGCATCCTGAAAGATGACGGAGGTTGTTGAAGAACCCTTGATCCCCATCTTTTTCTCTTCCTTGCCGATGGAGACCCCCGGAAAACTTTTTTCAACGAGGAACGCGGTCACTTTTTTGTCATCGCCGTCAATTTTGGCGAAAACGGTGAAGAGCTTGGCAAAACCGCCATTGGTGATAAAAACCTTTTCACCGTTAAGGGTATAAAACTTGCCGTCCGGGGAGAGGGTCGCGCGAGTCCTCATCCCCAATGCATCCGAACCCGAATTCGGTTCGGTCAGGCAGTAGGCCCCGATCCATTCGCCTGTGGCCAGTTTAGGGAGGTACTTTGCCTTCTGTGCCTCGGTTCCAAAGTAGATGAGAGGCCATGTGGCGATACCGGTGTGACACATCAGTGTGACGCCAAAGGAACCCTGGAGACAGGCATTTTCCCCCATCACCACGCCGGTCACCTTATCAATCCCCATCCCGCCATACGCCTCGGGAAAATCGGCCGCAAGGATCCCCAGCTCTCCCGCCTTTTTCATGAGCGGGATCGAGGCCTGATCGAATTTCTGATCCTCAATCAGATCAGACTTCGGCATCACCTCTTTCGTTACAAAATCATGCACCAGCTGGGCAAACTGTTTCTGCTCATCGCTCAAATGCTCAGGGGTGAAAATCTTGCGAGTGCCAACCTTTTCCAAAAGAAAAAGCCCGCCGTGTGATTCCGCCAAGGCGGGAGAGGCCTGTTTTTGGGCTGTTTGGGCCATGGAGGACCCTCCTTTAAGTTTGTTAAGTTTCCGACAACACCTTTTTAAATTCGGCCGTCAATGCCGGAACCACCTTGAAAAGATCATCCACAATTCCGTAATCGGCCTTCGAAAAGAGAGGCGCCTCCGGGTCCTTGTTGATCGCCACAATCACCTTCGCCGTTCTCATCCCGGCAAGGTGCTGAATCGCCCCCGAAATACCGCAGGCGATGTAGAGCTTTGGGTTGACCGTCTTGCCGGTCTGTCCCACCTGCATGTCATGCGTTGCATAGCCGGAATCGACGGCGGCCCGTGAAGCCCCAACGGTCGCCCCAATCGTATCGGCCAGTTCATGAAGAATCTTGAAAGTCTCGGCACTCCCCATCGCCCGTCCTCCAGAGACAATAATCTCCGCCTCGGTCAGATCCGGCTTTTCGCTTTTCCCCTTGCGGATCTCTTTAATTGTAGCACGAAGGGGACCCGGATCCACCTGTTTCTTGATCAGCTCCGCCTGGGAGCCAACCACCGTCTGTTTTGTGGCAAACGAATTGGGACGGATGGTAGCCATCTGGGGGGTTGAGGAAAAGGTCACATCGACAAAGGCCTTGCCGGCATAAACGGGACGGGTCGCCACCAATTGGCCACCATCGATACGAAGTTCCGTGCAATCGGTGGCGAGTCCCACTTTCAACCGTGCCGCCAAGCGAGGGAAGAGATCGAGTCCCAATGGAGAAGCAGACCCCAGGACAATTCCAGATTTTCTCTCTTGAATCAATTCTACAAGAACCTTCGTGAACCCCTCGGTGTTGTACCTTTCAAAATTGGTATTGGAGAGGAGAAAAACTTTTTTGACTCCATAGGCACCCAACTCTTTATCTATTTTTGTCAGGTTGCTGCCGATGAGGACAACCTCAACCTCTCCCCCAAGGGACGAGGCCTTTGTTGCCAGCTCCAGCGCCGTCTTCTTAAGGACGCCACCTTGATGTTCCGCCACGATGAGAATGTTCGTCATAGTACCTTCGCTTCTTCACGGAGTAGACGGACCAACTCCTTGGCCTTTGCCTCGGGCGATTCTCCTTGAATCACCTTGCCCGCCTTTCGTTCCGGCGGGAGACGCCATTTGGTATTTTGTGTCTTCGGTTTCACGTCGCCCAGGAGATCAGCCGCCTTAAGGACGGTGAGTGGTTTTGTCTTCGCCTTCATGATCCCGGGGAGTGAGGCGTAACGGGGGGTATTTAGCCCTTTATCAGCACTCAGGATGCAGGGAAAATCGACTTCGTAAATCTCCTGGGCCCCTCCCCCCACAGGCCGATGGACAACAATTCCCTTGTTGTCTGCCCTCAATTCCAGTTTTTCAATCACATTGACCTGCGCCAAACCCAAAAATTCGGCAACCATCGTCATCACCTGGGCCAAGTCATCATCAATCCCCTTCTTGCCGCAAAGGATCAGGTCCGATTTTTCAGATTCAAGGGCCTTGGCAAGAACCATCGCCACCGTAAAACTGTCGCTCGCTATCCCGGTATCATCAATGTGAATCCCGCGGTCGGCCCCCATCGCCAGGGCTGTTCGAATCGCCTCCACAACACGGGCCGGCCCGAGGGAGAAGACAACGACTTCACTGCCAGCTACCTTTTCTTTGGTTTTGATCCCCTCCTCAACGGCATATTCGTCGTAAGGGTTGACAATATACTTGATCCCATCGGTCTCAATACCACTGCCATCCGCCTTGATTCTGATTTTAGTTTCAGTATCCGGAACCTGCTTGAGTAAAATAGCTATTTTCATCTTCCTGACTACCCATAACACATCGCGTCAGAGGGCGTCAAGAAATTTACACTCTAAACCAAACTATTCCCATCAATAGGGGTCGGGATCTTTTTCCCCAACAGCTTGAGGATGGTTGGAAAAAGATCGACCGTCCTCACCTCTTTCTTCTGGATCGGGAAATTAAGGATCATCGGGGTCAGCATATGTTCGGCGATCAGAGAACCGTGGGATGATTTATGTTCCGGGATCTCATGCCGTTTGCGAAGGTCGCACCCCTTGCTGGCGCTCAAGACAAGGTCTCCACTCCGTTCTGACCGAAATATCTGGAGGAGTTGGACCAAGGCATCCGGGTAGTCGGTCGCAAATGTCCGGGTCAGCGCCTCATCCTCCATCATCTTCAAAGGAAGTGCCGGGTAGCCAAAAGGGTCGCTCTCCTTAGCGTCTACCTGATAACCAATCCCCCCGTCTTCCCTCCAGAGCCGTGCCTTCCCCCTTCGGCTGGTGACGACAACTTCTCCCTTTTGATTGCGACAGGCGATGATATCAATCTCGGGCCGGTTCAGGAGTTTTTGAAAGAGCCCTCCCTTGTATGAAAGAAGCTCTTCTTCAAATATCGGTTCCCCCCAGCCCCGGCGTCCCTTGAGGTACAAGTGGGCCATCCCGTTGCCTGACACCATATTGGCCACCGAAAATCGCCGCTTCAAAATAAGGGGGTAGTAAAAAACCTTGAACCCCTCCCCTTCCATGAATTGATTCAACGGGAGATGGGTATGCGTCGATGAGAGGCCATGATCGCTCACGATCCCGACGATCGTTTCATCCTGCCAGCCCCTTCGAGTGAGCACCCGAAAAACCTCTCCAACAATCTGGTCAATCCCTTCATACGCCTTGAGAGTCAGCGGGTGGAAAGGATCGCCGATGTGTGAAAACTCGTCGATCGCCGGAAAGACCGCAAAGGC includes:
- a CDS encoding electron transfer flavoprotein subunit beta/FixA family protein, which codes for MKIAILLKQVPDTETKIRIKADGSGIETDGIKYIVNPYDEYAVEEGIKTKEKVAGSEVVVFSLGPARVVEAIRTALAMGADRGIHIDDTGIASDSFTVAMVLAKALESEKSDLILCGKKGIDDDLAQVMTMVAEFLGLAQVNVIEKLELRADNKGIVVHRPVGGGAQEIYEVDFPCILSADKGLNTPRYASLPGIMKAKTKPLTVLKAADLLGDVKPKTQNTKWRLPPERKAGKVIQGESPEAKAKELVRLLREEAKVL
- a CDS encoding acyl-CoA dehydrogenase family protein, with protein sequence MAQTAQKQASPALAESHGGLFLLEKVGTRKIFTPEHLSDEQKQFAQLVHDFVTKEVMPKSDLIEDQKFDQASIPLMKKAGELGILAADFPEAYGGMGIDKVTGVVMGENACLQGSFGVTLMCHTGIATWPLIYFGTEAQKAKYLPKLATGEWIGAYCLTEPNSGSDALGMRTRATLSPDGKFYTLNGEKVFITNGGFAKLFTVFAKIDGDDKKVTAFLVEKSFPGVSIGKEEKKMGIKGSSTTSVIFQDAKVPVENILGEIGRGHKVAFNILNLGRFKLGVAATGGSKYLIAQSVKYAKERKQFNRPIASFGLIQKKLSDMVIHTFVSEGMNYRTASLMDEAIKKLDKKEPKYHEKVLAIVEEFAVESSIAKVYGSESLDFVVDEAVQILGGYGFLSEYFAERPYRDQRVNRIFEGTNEINRLLIPGMLIKRTMKGELDLMGEVSRILAELKTGFTKTGTGLLVDEIYQTDLAKRLAVYASAVAVQKYAEGIKEEQFVLEYMADLCTDAYCMDTAVIRALQMIEEKGESAAAIAVAIVKTYVNERYHDMIGRAKRMFAVVAGGAADEFQKYARALQRFDYYVPIDTVATRKKIAEKAIEVEKYPFD
- a CDS encoding nucleotidyltransferase domain-containing protein gives rise to the protein MISLRSQITKHLLGFLFIHEKESFYINQLARELNVDRGNLIRKLSELEKEGLLQSEYRGHQRYYSLNRKYPLYSEYRDIIRKTIGLEAELTRALKQIGGIQKAYLFGSYAKDKMNILSDIDLLVIGQHQSVSLYEKLSGIQKQFGRTINAMSMGPLEFERKKKGSFLSQVLKGIIIELV
- a CDS encoding electron transfer flavoprotein subunit alpha/FixB family protein encodes the protein MTNILIVAEHQGGVLKKTALELATKASSLGGEVEVVLIGSNLTKIDKELGAYGVKKVFLLSNTNFERYNTEGFTKVLVELIQERKSGIVLGSASPLGLDLFPRLAARLKVGLATDCTELRIDGGQLVATRPVYAGKAFVDVTFSSTPQMATIRPNSFATKQTVVGSQAELIKKQVDPGPLRATIKEIRKGKSEKPDLTEAEIIVSGGRAMGSAETFKILHELADTIGATVGASRAAVDSGYATHDMQVGQTGKTVNPKLYIACGISGAIQHLAGMRTAKVIVAINKDPEAPLFSKADYGIVDDLFKVVPALTAEFKKVLSET
- a CDS encoding alkaline phosphatase family protein encodes the protein MKRCILLLADGARPDVFRQLLQEGRLPAIEKHLLKNGVFRSAVATFPSTTGPAYLPFLTGCYAGTCNLPGIRWFDRKKYAQGGLPFRSFRSYVGIESILMNRDINPQIRSLFQIIPNSVNIYNAINKGSPFRWNKTKFSRIFYAYYAHLTDRWSVIDKASRRKLISALKTHPDLQFAFAVFPAIDEFSHIGDPFHPLTLKAYEGIDQIVGEVFRVLTRRGWQDETIVGIVSDHGLSSTHTHLPLNQFMEGEGFKVFYYPLILKRRFSVANMVSGNGMAHLYLKGRRGWGEPIFEEELLSYKGGLFQKLLNRPEIDIIACRNQKGEVVVTSRRGKARLWREDGGIGYQVDAKESDPFGYPALPLKMMEDEALTRTFATDYPDALVQLLQIFRSERSGDLVLSASKGCDLRKRHEIPEHKSSHGSLIAEHMLTPMILNFPIQKKEVRTVDLFPTILKLLGKKIPTPIDGNSLV